In Panacibacter microcysteis, the genomic stretch TTTTTAAAGAAATCTGCACTCGGTGGCATAGCACTGGGCGGCGCGTTTATGTTTTCTCCTATTGAAGACATTGTAGCGCAAAGTACGCAAAGCGTAAAGCGTTACTCCTCACCGTCAGATCTTAAGATTACAGACATGCGTTATTGTGTTACAACCGTCCTCGGCAGAACAGCCATTATTCGCATAGATACCAACCAGGGCATTTACGGTTTGGGAGAAGTGCGCGATGGCGCAGATGAACGGTATGCGCTTATGCTGAAAAGCAGGCTGCTGGGTCAAAACCCGTGCAATGTGGAACAGCTCTTCAAATCCATCAGGCAGTTTGGCGGACAAAGCAGGCAGGCCGGCGGTGTATGTGGTGTGGAAATGGCACTGTGGGATATTGTTGGCAAGGCATACAACGTACCTGCATGGCAGTTGCTGGGTGGCAGGTACCGCGATAAAATAAGGCTGTATGCAGATACACCGGAAGCAGACTCACCGGAAGAACAAAAGAAACTTATGAATTACCGCATCAATGACCAGGGTTATACATGGCTGAAAATGGACCTTAGCATTGGTGAGCTGAAAGGTAAGCCAGGCACATTGGTGAACGACCAGTTCTGGAAAAACGACAAAGGAGACCTGCAGCAATGGGGAGACCTGAAAGATTATATGTCTTATGGCAATACTGCGCATCCTTTTACACAAATACAGATTACAGATAAGGGACTGGATGAGCTTGCCCGGCTGGTGGACAATGTAAGAAGCATGCTGGGGTACGGCATACCTTTATCTACAGACCATTACGGCCACTTTGATGTAAACAACGGCATAAGGCTTGGTAAAAAAATAGAGCCATACAGGCTTGCATGGCTGGAGGATGTAATATCATGGGAGTATACTGACCAGTGGAAAACACTGTCTGATGCGCTGGAAACACCCTGCCTGACGGGCGAAGATATCTACCTGCTGAAGTATTTTAAACCACTGATCGACAGCCGTGCAGTAGACATTGTACACCCTGATCTTGCCTCATCAGGTGGTTTGCTTGAAACAAAACGCATTGGTGATTATGCCGAAGAAAATGGTATTGCAATGGCCATGCACCAGGCCGGCACACCTGTTTCATTTATGGCATCGGTACATTGCGCTGCTGCAACTCAAAATTTCCTTGCACTGGAACATCACTCCATCGACCTGCCATGGTGGGAGGATCTGGTAAAGACAACGGATGGAAGAAAGCTGATTACAAAAGGATATGCCAACCTGCCGTTGACTGCGCCCGGTCTTGGTATTGAACTGAATGATGAAGTGGTGAAACAGCATTTACATGCCAAAGACAAGAGTTATTTTGAGCCAACCCCACAGTGGGATGACAAACGATCTCACGACAGGATCTTTAGCTAGCGATCAAAGCCTTTGCTGCGCATACGGTTGCGATAAAAACTAAAATCAGCATGCCTTTCGGGCATGCTGATTTTTTTATTGCATCTCGGCCCATTCCCTGAATTCGGGAACACGCTCACGGCTGATCACCATATCTTCTGATTTATGGCCATCTTTTAAATGCAGCATCAGGCGGCTGTTATAGTATGGCCGTACCTGTGCTATACTGTCTATCGCAACAATGATCTTCCTGTTAAGCCTGAAGAACTGGCGTGGATCAAGTACTGATTCCAGCTTTTCCAGGGTATAATCAACCGGCAGTTTGTTACCCTGCTTGTCAATAAGATAAATCACTTTATCTTCTGCCCTGAAATAGGCTATTTCATTGGTCTTTACAAAAATGAGCTTTTGGCCAACCCTTGCGAGGAAGCGTTCTTTGTACTGCGTAAGCGGGAATTGCTTCAGGGCATTGATTAGCGGCTCATAGTTCGTCGTATTATTGGCTGATATCATTTTATACTTATCCAACCCT encodes the following:
- a CDS encoding mandelate racemase/muconate lactonizing enzyme family protein, which codes for MTPSEKYLQKLGLKEQPATGDDSATELPEQKENDNPRRSFLKKSALGGIALGGAFMFSPIEDIVAQSTQSVKRYSSPSDLKITDMRYCVTTVLGRTAIIRIDTNQGIYGLGEVRDGADERYALMLKSRLLGQNPCNVEQLFKSIRQFGGQSRQAGGVCGVEMALWDIVGKAYNVPAWQLLGGRYRDKIRLYADTPEADSPEEQKKLMNYRINDQGYTWLKMDLSIGELKGKPGTLVNDQFWKNDKGDLQQWGDLKDYMSYGNTAHPFTQIQITDKGLDELARLVDNVRSMLGYGIPLSTDHYGHFDVNNGIRLGKKIEPYRLAWLEDVISWEYTDQWKTLSDALETPCLTGEDIYLLKYFKPLIDSRAVDIVHPDLASSGGLLETKRIGDYAEENGIAMAMHQAGTPVSFMASVHCAAATQNFLALEHHSIDLPWWEDLVKTTDGRKLITKGYANLPLTAPGLGIELNDEVVKQHLHAKDKSYFEPTPQWDDKRSHDRIFS
- a CDS encoding LytR/AlgR family response regulator transcription factor, translated to MRVLIIEDEVVAAQRLQLLLKEYDEQVDVIGCLDSVEDAITWFQQNQHPDLLLLDIQLADGFSFDILKRTTYKNPVIFTTAFNDYALQAFEYLSVDYLLKPVSFSSLKRGLDKYKMISANNTTNYEPLINALKQFPLTQYKERFLARVGQKLIFVKTNEIAYFRAEDKVIYLIDKQGNKLPVDYTLEKLESVLDPRQFFRLNRKIIVAIDSIAQVRPYYNSRLMLHLKDGHKSEDMVISRERVPEFREWAEMQ